Part of the Pseudomonadota bacterium genome is shown below.
TTTTTCCCAGGGATTTTTTTTGGCGGCAGTGAGTCTTGAGATGCTCAAGCAGGACATTGATGCCGGTCAACAGGGCGATATTTCGCAAAAATATCTGTCACCCGAAGAGAAGGAGCGCTTTGATGGGTTTCGCTTTGAAAAGCGACGCATGGAATGGCTCGGCGGTAGAATCGCTGCAAAGGTCGCAACCAGGGATTTTTGTAAAACAGCATTGCACGCAAAAGAGACGGCCTATAACAACTGGTCGGTTTTGTCAGATAAAAACGGCAAACCATATATCAAGTTCCTTTCCGCGCAGGCCCCGCAGGTTTCAATTACCCATAGCGCCGGAACCGCAGTAGCTATGGTATGCAATGAAGCATGCGGAGTGGATATAGAACGGGTTACAGAAAGGATAATTTCGCTCAAGGAAAGGTTTTGCTGGCCGAAAGAAGAGAAGGTGCTTGCCGGTCTGACCGGGCAGAATCAACAACCGGAGTTTGGGGTGACCATCCTCTGGTGCGCAAAAGAGGCCTTAAGAAAACTCTTTGGGGCCCCGCCCCTTCCGGGTTTCATGGAGCTTATGTTGATCAACGGCAAATTAACCGGTAGAAAAGGTTTGCTTTTGGAGTTTGAAACAGGTGAGAGGCTTCAAGAGGGCCGAGGGAAAGATTTTCTGGTTTACGCGTCGCAAACCGGGGAATATGCCTGGGCCATCACCGTTGAAACTGGCGCGGACAACAGAGAATAATTTTTTTGGCTCTACACTCCAAAGTTAAACACAACTTTTTATGTTAACAAGGTGAATAATATCATGGAAATTACCAGGCTTATTGCCTCAACGCCATTGTTTGAAGGGTTGTCACAGGATCAATGCGACGAGCTCGCAATGATTGTCACAGACCAGGAATTTAAAAAGGGCCAGACGATTTTTTCCGAAGGCGATGATGGTGTGGGGTTTTATGTTGTCGTTTCGGGGATGGTGAAGATTTACAAATTGTCCTATGAGGGTAAAGAGCAGATTCTTCATATCTTTGGGGAAGGCGAGCCTTTTGCCGAGGTTGCTGTTTTTACGGGCACCCCCTACCCTGCTCATGCTTTGGCCCTTG
Proteins encoded:
- a CDS encoding 4'-phosphopantetheinyl transferase superfamily protein, which encodes MFIDNFISKSRQKEITGLLHFSQGFFLAAVSLEMLKQDIDAGQQGDISQKYLSPEEKERFDGFRFEKRRMEWLGGRIAAKVATRDFCKTALHAKETAYNNWSVLSDKNGKPYIKFLSAQAPQVSITHSAGTAVAMVCNEACGVDIERVTERIISLKERFCWPKEEKVLAGLTGQNQQPEFGVTILWCAKEALRKLFGAPPLPGFMELMLINGKLTGRKGLLLEFETGERLQEGRGKDFLVYASQTGEYAWAITVETGADNRE